In Longimicrobiaceae bacterium, one genomic interval encodes:
- a CDS encoding DUF2007 domain-containing protein → MSDALRWVEVVTYGAVFQADMAVAMLEEAGIPARVGGGEHVGIFGAGFQGWTNRGVPVLVPQHRADEARELLEETPAEDEDGDE, encoded by the coding sequence ATGTCCGATGCGCTGCGGTGGGTGGAGGTGGTCACGTACGGCGCGGTGTTCCAGGCCGACATGGCCGTGGCGATGCTGGAGGAGGCCGGCATCCCCGCGCGCGTGGGCGGCGGCGAGCACGTGGGCATCTTCGGGGCGGGGTTCCAGGGATGGACGAACCGTGGGGTTCCCGTCCTGGTCCCCCAGCACCGCGCGGACGAAGCACGCGAGCTGCTCGAAGAGACGCCCGCGGAGGACGAGGACGGAGACGAGTAG
- a CDS encoding PQQ-dependent sugar dehydrogenase → MHRASAVLAAAVSLAACSGGDGAGQGPPATTGLRLVGVASGLESPLYLTAPAGDARLFVVEQPGRIRIVENGALLPTPFLDITDRVSSGGERGLLSVAFHPRYASNGLLYVDYTDRNGDTRVERYHVSADRNRADPASAQLVLAVAQPFANHNGGLVAFGPDGMLYVGMGDGGSGGDPQRNGQNPAALLGKLLRLDVDAAQPYAIPTGNPFAGQPGRRGEIWATGMRNPWRFSWDRSTGLLYVADVGQNAWEEVDVVPAAAAGLNYGWNTMEATHCFQPSSGCSTAGLTLPVLEYGHADGCSVTGGYVYRGAAMPSLRGTYFYADYCGGWVRSFRFTAGAVTEGRTWELGQPGSILSFGEDAAGELYVLSAQGKVFRLAPA, encoded by the coding sequence ATGCATCGCGCATCCGCCGTTCTGGCCGCAGCCGTGTCGCTCGCCGCTTGCTCGGGTGGCGACGGCGCCGGGCAGGGTCCGCCGGCCACGACCGGGCTGCGGCTCGTGGGGGTGGCGAGCGGCCTGGAATCGCCGCTCTATCTCACCGCCCCCGCGGGAGATGCGCGGCTGTTCGTGGTGGAGCAGCCCGGCCGCATCCGCATCGTGGAGAACGGCGCGCTGCTGCCCACGCCGTTCCTGGACATCACGGATCGCGTGAGCAGCGGCGGCGAGCGGGGGCTGCTGAGCGTGGCGTTCCACCCACGCTACGCGTCGAACGGGCTGCTGTACGTGGACTACACGGACCGCAACGGCGACACGCGCGTGGAGCGCTACCACGTGAGCGCGGACCGCAACCGGGCCGACCCCGCGAGCGCGCAGCTCGTCCTGGCCGTCGCGCAGCCGTTCGCGAACCACAACGGAGGGCTGGTGGCGTTCGGGCCCGACGGGATGCTGTACGTGGGCATGGGGGACGGCGGCAGCGGCGGCGACCCGCAGCGCAACGGGCAGAACCCGGCGGCGCTGCTGGGCAAGCTGCTGCGCCTGGACGTGGACGCGGCCCAGCCGTACGCCATCCCCACCGGAAACCCGTTCGCCGGCCAGCCCGGCCGCCGCGGGGAGATCTGGGCGACGGGCATGCGGAACCCGTGGCGCTTCTCGTGGGACCGCTCGACCGGGCTGCTGTACGTGGCCGACGTGGGCCAGAATGCGTGGGAAGAGGTGGACGTGGTGCCCGCCGCGGCCGCCGGGCTCAACTACGGCTGGAACACGATGGAGGCCACGCACTGCTTCCAGCCCTCGTCGGGATGCTCGACGGCGGGGCTCACGCTGCCGGTGCTGGAGTACGGGCACGCGGACGGCTGCTCGGTCACGGGCGGCTACGTGTACCGCGGCGCGGCCATGCCGTCGCTGCGGGGCACGTACTTCTACGCGGACTACTGCGGCGGCTGGGTGCGCAGCTTCCGCTTCACGGCCGGTGCGGTGACGGAAGGGCGTACTTGGGAGCTGGGGCAGCCCGGCAGCATCCTCTCGTTCGGCGAGGACGCGGCGGGCGAGCTGTACGTGCTGTCGGCACAGGGCAAGGTCTTCCGCCTGGCGCCCGCGTGA
- a CDS encoding isoaspartyl peptidase/L-asparaginase, protein MTLSHPLAAAARRAALPLALAVVALAPCRTLAQAAASASPASPASPASSVSSSQPAAAEWGIVIHGGAGVITRESMTPAREAEYRAKLAEALAAGHRILERGGSSLDAVQAAINVMEDSPLFNAGKGAVFTHEGHNEMDAAVMDGRTLAAGAVAGVRHIKNPIDLARAVMEHSPHVMLSGEGAEEFARSRGFAMMPESYFRVESRWQALQKALDDERRAAAGDTTRRPQAMYSVPDERKFGTVGAVALDKAGNLAAGTSTGGTTNKRWGRIGDSPVIGAGTYANNRSCGVSATGVGEFFIRNVVAHSICALVEYRGMSVKDAADAIVMHQLVEQHGDGGVIVMDAHGNVATPFNTPGMYRGRMMADGKVEVSIFQN, encoded by the coding sequence ATGACTCTCTCGCACCCGCTCGCCGCCGCTGCCCGCCGCGCGGCGCTCCCGCTCGCCCTGGCCGTCGTAGCCCTCGCGCCCTGCCGCACGCTCGCGCAGGCCGCGGCGTCCGCATCGCCCGCATCGCCCGCATCGCCCGCATCTTCCGTCTCGTCGTCGCAGCCGGCGGCGGCGGAGTGGGGGATCGTGATCCACGGCGGCGCGGGCGTGATCACGCGCGAGAGCATGACGCCCGCGCGCGAAGCGGAGTACCGCGCGAAGCTGGCCGAGGCGCTGGCGGCGGGGCACCGCATCCTGGAGCGCGGGGGCAGCAGCCTGGACGCGGTGCAGGCGGCGATCAACGTCATGGAGGACTCGCCGCTCTTCAACGCGGGCAAGGGCGCGGTGTTCACGCACGAGGGCCACAACGAGATGGACGCGGCCGTCATGGACGGGCGCACGCTGGCGGCGGGCGCGGTGGCGGGGGTGCGGCACATCAAGAACCCCATCGACCTGGCGCGCGCGGTGATGGAGCACTCGCCGCACGTGATGCTTTCCGGCGAGGGCGCGGAGGAGTTCGCGCGGTCGCGCGGCTTCGCGATGATGCCGGAGAGCTACTTCCGCGTGGAGAGCCGCTGGCAGGCGCTGCAGAAGGCGCTGGACGACGAGCGCCGCGCAGCCGCGGGCGACACCACCCGGCGACCGCAGGCCATGTACTCGGTGCCCGACGAGCGCAAGTTCGGCACGGTGGGCGCGGTGGCGCTGGACAAGGCCGGCAACCTGGCGGCGGGCACCAGCACGGGCGGCACCACGAACAAGCGCTGGGGCCGCATCGGCGACTCGCCGGTGATCGGGGCGGGCACGTACGCCAACAACCGCTCGTGCGGCGTCTCGGCCACGGGCGTGGGCGAGTTCTTCATCCGCAACGTGGTGGCACACAGCATCTGCGCGCTGGTCGAGTACCGCGGCATGAGCGTGAAAGATGCGGCTGACGCCATCGTCATGCACCAGCTGGTGGAGCAGCACGGCGACGGCGGCGTGATCGTGATGGACGCGCACGGCAACGTGGCGACGCCCTTCAACACGCCGGGCATGTACCGCGGCCGCATGATGGCCGACGGCAAGGTGGAGGTTTCGATCTTCCAGAACTGA